The Rhabdothermincola salaria genomic interval CCGAGGACGTCGCCGACGACATCACCGACTTCCTGCGCCACGAGGTGCACGTCCAGGTGAGCGGCCCCAGCAGCGTCTAGGACCTGCCGCCTGCTCCGGTCAGCCGGTCAGCCGGTCAGCCGGTCAGCCGGGCGGACGGGCGGGCACCAGCACCCCCAGCTCCGCCATCCGCTCCCGGTAGCGCTCCCACGCCGCCGACGCCTGCCCGTGGGCACCCAGGGCCCGCAGGGCGTCGACGAGGCCACGGTGGGCCGATTCGTCGTAGGGGTCGTCGGCGAGGAGCGTCCGGAAGCCCTCGGAGGCGCCCAGGTGGTCGCCGACCGCGACCGCCTCGGTGGCCGAGAGCCGCAGCACCCGCACGTAGGCGGCGGTGGTCTCGGACCGGAAGGCCTCGGCCCACGGCGCGTAGGGCTCGTCGGGCAGCGCCTCGCCCCGGTAGGCGTCGCGGGCGGCCCGCAGGTGATCGACCGCGTCGGGGGCGCGCGCCGCGTGGGCCGCGACCGCGTCGTCGGCCAGGGCGAGGAAGCGCTCGGCATCGACGGCGACGGTCCTGGTGTCGAGCCGGATGGCACCCGCCTCGGTGACGACGTGGGTGTTGGTCGGACCACGGCGCTCGGGATCGAGCGAGCGCCGCACGGTCGACAACGCCACGGACAGGCGGTTGGACAGCACCTCGGGGTCCTCTCCGGGCCACAGCAGGTCCATCATCGTCTCGCGGGGCACAGGGGCGCCTCGGCGGGCCACGAGGATCTTCAACAGCTCACGGGCCTTGCGGGAGGTCCAGGTGGCCACCGAGCCGTCGAGGGCGGTCACCTCGAACGTGCCCAGCACGGCGAGCGACGGCCGTCCGGGAGGGTCGAGCGGCCGGGGCGCGTCGGCCCGCGCCACCACGGCGCCCGGCGCCGGGGGGCGGCGCCGGGCGAGGCGGGCGACGAGCTCCTCGAGGCGGGGCACGAGCACGGTCAGCTGCAGCTCGCGCACCGCCACCTCGGCTTCGGCGACCAGCGCCTCGACGCGGCCGGCGTCCCCCCGGTCCAGGTCGAGCAGCGTGCCGGCCAGGGCCAGCTGGGCTTGCGCCAACCAGGGCCGGGCCCCGAGGCGGGCGCAGACGGCGACGGCGCGATCCAGGTGGGCGACGCCTTCGTCCACGTGGCCGAGCCTCAACGCCAGCCGCCCGAGGGGGCGGGCCACCGAACCCCACACCGCCGCGCCCATACCGATGGGGACCACGTGGTCGGCGTAGGGCAGCAGCGCATCCCAGAGCTCGGCGACCACGGCGTCGTCGGCCAGGTCGGCGGCGGCGTCGGCGGCCGTCACCAGGGTCAGCAACGTGTGCTGCCCGGACACCATGGCGGCGGGCGAGGGGACGCGGGCCAGGGCCCCGCGGGCGGCATCGGCCCGACCGTCTCCCCACCACAGCCAGGCCAGAACCGCATCCCACAACGGCTCCTCGGGCTCGAGGCGCCCCATCTCCAGGTAGACGGGTTCCATCTCCGCGATCCGTCCCCGCATCCAGAGAGCCACCCCGAGCTGACCGCCGTAGACCCCGGGCCCGTCGGGGTCCTCGAGCTCCTCGGCGATGGCCAGGCACTCGAGCGCCAACCGCTCCACCTGGTCGTGACGCCCGTCGAGCATCGCTCGCATGCAGCGGAACCACAGGGCGTGGCGTGCGAAGCGGGGTTCGGCGATGGTCCCGAGGACGTCGTCCTGGGCCGCCAGCTCCGCGTCGAGCTCACGCACGTCGCCGCGCTCCAGCAGGGCCCCCATCAGCAGGAAGCGGCCGTGCACGGCGAGGTCGTGCTCGCCGGTGTCCTCGGCCAGCGCCA includes:
- a CDS encoding AAA family ATPase — protein: MVVPRPRGATASDPDGFVGRAHELAALTLSFTEPTARGARLHLIVGDAGIGKTRLAVETTGVARRTGRSVAWATCWDESGTPPYWPWTQIVRQLRGRTGGVELAPLVLEGETARDRFELFDAVAAALHSAASRAPLLLVLDDLHRADPPTLSLLRFVLAHLRTADVAVVATVRTGEEVTDRVADALGALRHVAEVVPLHGLDVEAVAELTGDVHRAADLYALTGGNPLYVEQVLQATADPTGSVPEIGMAALATAVRTRLAALGPEVTEVLAARAVLGPGGTAPDVAALVGVPLDRTEELLGRAVAARVLGERRSLRFTHPLLAEVAADSVPPGRREQLHRLAAARAAEHGASAAICAHHLCAAGPDVWREAVAACTLAAEVATASFAHEDAVTHLQRALEALDDHPDEVRMIAATSFELAGASARAFGRPAAEPAYARAWAAARQVPDPTFRARIAARHGIEYFFTGDVSRERAAQCTEALAALPGTDGTERVRLLANLASSTVTSRVAGARRAAADAVTMARRVGDPVALGIALVAASVVDLGPATLGRRLEAAREIVALAEDTGEHDLAVHGRFLLMGALLERGDVRELDAELAAQDDVLGTIAEPRFARHALWFRCMRAMLDGRHDQVERLALECLAIAEELEDPDGPGVYGGQLGVALWMRGRIAEMEPVYLEMGRLEPEEPLWDAVLAWLWWGDGRADAARGALARVPSPAAMVSGQHTLLTLVTAADAAADLADDAVVAELWDALLPYADHVVPIGMGAAVWGSVARPLGRLALRLGHVDEGVAHLDRAVAVCARLGARPWLAQAQLALAGTLLDLDRGDAGRVEALVAEAEVAVRELQLTVLVPRLEELVARLARRRPPAPGAVVARADAPRPLDPPGRPSLAVLGTFEVTALDGSVATWTSRKARELLKILVARRGAPVPRETMMDLLWPGEDPEVLSNRLSVALSTVRRSLDPERRGPTNTHVVTEAGAIRLDTRTVAVDAERFLALADDAVAAHAARAPDAVDHLRAARDAYRGEALPDEPYAPWAEAFRSETTAAYVRVLRLSATEAVAVGDHLGASEGFRTLLADDPYDESAHRGLVDALRALGAHGQASAAWERYRERMAELGVLVPARPPG